In Halopseudomonas nanhaiensis, a single window of DNA contains:
- a CDS encoding BolA family protein, producing MGPTQSALEQALQGLAPSHLELVNESHMHSVPPGSESHFKAVIVSEEFAGLNAVKRHQAVYRTLGDWMSRIHALALHTYTAEEWAARMQAPDSPNCLGGSKSDRH from the coding sequence ATGGGCCCGACCCAGTCCGCACTTGAACAGGCCCTGCAAGGCCTGGCGCCCAGCCACCTCGAGCTGGTCAATGAAAGCCATATGCACAGCGTGCCGCCCGGATCCGAGTCGCACTTCAAGGCGGTGATCGTCAGCGAGGAGTTCGCGGGTCTCAATGCGGTCAAGCGGCACCAGGCGGTCTACCGCACGCTGGGTGACTGGATGTCACGCATCCACGCGCTGGCGCTGCATACCTACACCGCAGAGGAGTGGGCCGCGCGCATGCAGGCACCGGATTCACCCAATTGCCTTGGCGGCAGCAAGTCCGACCGGCACTGA
- a CDS encoding type II toxin-antitoxin system Phd/YefM family antitoxin gives MTGITATEARSNLYRLIDETAESHQPIVIMGKRNKAVLISEDDWSAIQETLYLLSVPGMRESIREGMDTSVDECDEELNW, from the coding sequence ATGACCGGAATCACAGCAACTGAGGCGCGCAGCAACCTTTACCGGTTGATTGACGAGACGGCCGAATCCCACCAACCAATCGTCATCATGGGCAAGCGAAACAAAGCGGTTCTAATCTCGGAGGATGACTGGTCTGCCATTCAGGAAACGCTTTACCTACTTTCCGTACCGGGTATGCGTGAGTCTATTCGTGAGGGAATGGATACCTCCGTGGACGAATGCGATGAGGAGCTGAACTGGTGA
- a CDS encoding 4a-hydroxytetrahydrobiopterin dehydratase: MALADDTLEQNALRPLDRDEIRTLLGELPGWQLVETEGVARLVRTYTFADFAGALGFTNRVGELAETHDHHPALLTEWGKVTVSWWTHSRGGVLRNDAIMAARTDRLHGPQP, translated from the coding sequence ATGGCCCTCGCCGACGACACCCTTGAACAGAACGCGCTGCGACCACTGGATCGCGACGAAATCAGAACGCTGCTTGGCGAACTGCCCGGTTGGCAACTCGTCGAGACCGAAGGCGTGGCGCGACTGGTGCGCACGTACACCTTCGCCGACTTCGCCGGGGCGCTGGGGTTCACCAACCGCGTTGGCGAGCTCGCCGAGACCCACGACCACCATCCTGCCTTGCTGACTGAATGGGGCAAGGTAACCGTATCCTGGTGGACGCATTCCAGAGGCGGCGTGCTGCGCAACGATGCGATCATGGCGGCGCGAACAGATCGGCTTCACGGCCCGCAGCCCTGA
- a CDS encoding DMT family transporter, translating to MHITSGRWVYGFLLALTTTMLWGVLPIMLKEVLSGMDPYTVTWYRLFSAGIVLFIWLAARGKLPSVRALSTTNRWLLVVAILGLACNYVLYLMALNRLTPGTMQLMIQTAPIMLMLGSMLVFRERFGIGQLIGLLTLLVGFGLFFNQRLEELFTQLTDYTLGILITLAAAFTWALYGLAQKQLLSIWSSVTVMMVIYLACSVLLFPLASPLQVLELTPLQGWFLVGCCLNTLVAYGAFAEALAHWEASRVSATIATTPLFTFSMVALGAMIWPGVVKPELLNSLAYLGALLVVSGSALIALAPSLIQNLRNRRLRRVAEAPPPPAS from the coding sequence ATGCATATCACTTCCGGCCGCTGGGTTTACGGTTTCCTGCTGGCGCTGACCACCACCATGCTCTGGGGCGTACTCCCGATCATGCTCAAGGAAGTACTCAGCGGCATGGACCCGTACACGGTTACCTGGTACCGCTTGTTCAGTGCAGGCATCGTGCTGTTCATCTGGCTCGCCGCCCGCGGCAAGCTGCCCTCGGTTCGTGCGCTGTCGACCACCAACCGCTGGCTGCTGGTCGTGGCCATCCTCGGGCTGGCCTGCAATTACGTGCTGTACCTGATGGCGCTGAACCGCCTGACGCCCGGCACCATGCAGCTGATGATCCAGACCGCGCCGATCATGCTCATGCTCGGCAGCATGCTGGTGTTCCGCGAACGCTTCGGCATTGGCCAGTTGATCGGCCTGCTCACACTGCTGGTCGGCTTCGGGCTGTTCTTCAACCAGCGCCTGGAAGAACTCTTTACCCAGCTCACCGACTACACCCTCGGCATCCTGATCACCCTGGCGGCCGCGTTCACCTGGGCGCTGTATGGCCTGGCGCAGAAGCAACTGCTGAGCATCTGGTCGTCGGTCACTGTCATGATGGTGATCTACCTTGCGTGCTCGGTGCTGCTGTTTCCGCTGGCCTCGCCGCTCCAGGTGCTCGAGCTGACCCCATTGCAAGGCTGGTTCCTCGTCGGCTGCTGCCTCAACACATTGGTCGCCTACGGCGCTTTTGCCGAAGCACTCGCTCACTGGGAAGCATCGCGCGTCAGCGCTACCATCGCGACGACGCCCTTGTTCACCTTCAGCATGGTCGCGCTGGGCGCGATGATCTGGCCGGGCGTGGTAAAACCGGAGCTGCTCAACAGTCTGGCCTATCTCGGCGCGCTGCTGGTCGTCAGCGGATCAGCGCTGATCGCACTGGCGCCGAGCCTGATCCAGAACCTGCGCAACCGCCGCTTGCGGCGCGTCGCTGAAGCCCCGCCGCCACCGGCCAGCTGA
- the mnmC gene encoding bifunctional tRNA (5-methylaminomethyl-2-thiouridine)(34)-methyltransferase MnmD/FAD-dependent 5-carboxymethylaminomethyl-2-thiouridine(34) oxidoreductase MnmC, whose translation MTSSPPQADLTWTDDGQPFSAAFGDVYFSRESGLEETRHVFLHHNRLHERWAALGPGDAFCIAETGFGTGLNFLCAWQLWDQSAAEGCRLHFVSTEKFPLALQDLQRALALWPELRHWSEQLLAQYEDMASGWQRFCFDGGRVTLTLLIGDLLDTLPQLDAAVDAWFLDGFAPAKNPQMWQPQLYQLMAGLSAPGATVATFTSVGEVRRGLQAAGFAMQKVKGYGRKREMLAGQLEQVDESTWSPPWYARPLRPSGERSALVIGAGLAGCSTAFALAQRGWTVSVIERHAGEAQEASGNPQGILYCKLSAHPTPLSRFVQTSYAYCLRLLRERLRQGESGWDPCGILQLAADEKEETRLRAIAANGYPASFLRWVDSAQASELAGIRVDRNGLHFPGGGWVHPPALCRALLDHPNISLLTCHEAMRLDQQSDRWTATSASAAPIASASVVVVCAAADSRHFQQTAHLPLKAIRGQITHLPATEASRSLRSVLCAEGYVSPARGGEHHVGASFRFDRLDCDPSVEESRSNLELLPSLSAAFADAVEAHSLDPASLQARAALRCTTPDYLPVIGPVVDPEAFNQHYAILRKDAARRIDTPAAWLDGLYVNAAHGSRGLLSAPLSGELIAAWLDGEPLPLPRPVSEAVHPSRFLLRELIRGGKRN comes from the coding sequence GTGACCTCTTCCCCACCCCAAGCAGACCTGACCTGGACAGACGACGGCCAGCCGTTTTCCGCTGCGTTTGGTGACGTCTACTTTTCCCGCGAGTCAGGTCTGGAAGAAACGCGCCACGTATTCCTCCACCACAATCGGCTGCATGAGCGCTGGGCAGCACTCGGTCCAGGCGATGCGTTCTGCATTGCCGAAACAGGTTTCGGCACCGGCTTGAACTTTCTCTGCGCCTGGCAGCTATGGGATCAGAGCGCGGCAGAGGGTTGCCGCTTGCACTTCGTCAGCACCGAGAAATTCCCGCTTGCGCTACAGGACCTGCAGCGCGCTCTGGCGCTGTGGCCGGAGCTTCGTCACTGGTCGGAGCAGTTGCTCGCCCAATACGAGGATATGGCCAGTGGATGGCAGCGCTTCTGTTTCGATGGCGGGCGCGTGACCCTGACGCTGCTGATAGGCGATCTGCTGGACACCTTGCCGCAACTCGATGCAGCGGTGGACGCCTGGTTTCTCGATGGCTTCGCTCCGGCGAAGAACCCGCAGATGTGGCAGCCCCAGCTGTATCAGCTGATGGCAGGTCTTTCCGCGCCTGGCGCGACGGTGGCGACCTTTACCAGCGTTGGCGAGGTGCGCCGGGGCCTGCAGGCGGCCGGCTTTGCCATGCAGAAAGTAAAAGGGTACGGCCGCAAGCGGGAGATGCTTGCCGGCCAGCTGGAACAGGTGGACGAATCTACCTGGAGCCCGCCCTGGTACGCCCGCCCCCTTCGCCCTTCTGGCGAGCGCAGCGCCCTGGTCATCGGCGCCGGGCTGGCAGGCTGCAGCACGGCCTTCGCCCTGGCCCAGCGTGGCTGGACGGTCAGCGTGATCGAGCGTCACGCCGGTGAGGCGCAGGAAGCGTCCGGCAATCCCCAGGGCATTCTGTACTGCAAGCTCTCGGCCCACCCGACGCCGCTGTCGCGCTTCGTGCAGACCAGCTACGCCTATTGCCTGCGGCTCTTGCGCGAACGACTGCGGCAAGGCGAATCGGGCTGGGACCCATGTGGCATCCTGCAGCTGGCGGCGGATGAGAAGGAGGAAACGCGGTTGCGAGCCATCGCCGCCAATGGCTACCCGGCTTCGTTCCTGCGCTGGGTCGATAGCGCTCAGGCCAGCGAACTGGCTGGCATCCGGGTCGATCGCAATGGTCTGCATTTTCCTGGCGGCGGCTGGGTACACCCCCCGGCGCTGTGTCGCGCCCTGCTGGATCATCCCAACATCAGCCTGCTCACGTGTCACGAAGCCATGCGCCTGGATCAGCAGTCGGACCGGTGGACCGCCACTTCTGCCAGTGCCGCGCCGATTGCCAGCGCGTCGGTGGTGGTCGTCTGCGCGGCAGCAGATAGCCGACACTTCCAGCAGACTGCGCATCTGCCCCTCAAGGCGATCCGTGGCCAGATCACCCACCTGCCCGCTACCGAGGCCAGCCGCTCGCTACGCAGCGTGTTGTGTGCCGAGGGTTACGTGTCGCCGGCTCGCGGCGGGGAGCACCATGTCGGCGCCAGCTTTCGCTTCGATCGGCTCGATTGCGACCCGAGCGTTGAAGAAAGCCGTTCCAACCTGGAACTGTTGCCCAGCCTCTCCGCGGCGTTCGCCGACGCTGTCGAGGCGCACTCACTCGACCCGGCGAGTCTGCAGGCCCGCGCGGCGCTGCGCTGCACGACGCCGGACTATCTGCCGGTAATCGGCCCGGTGGTCGATCCGGAAGCGTTCAATCAGCACTACGCCATCCTCCGCAAGGATGCCGCACGCCGGATCGACACCCCGGCGGCCTGGCTGGACGGCTTGTATGTCAACGCCGCGCACGGCTCGCGCGGACTGCTGAGTGCGCCGCTGAGTGGGGAGCTCATCGCGGCCTGGCTGGACGGCGAACCGCTTCCCCTGCCAAGGCCCGTCAGTGAGGCGGTTCACCCGTCGCGCTTTCTGCTCAGAGAGCTCATTCGCGGCGGCAAGCGCAACTGA
- a CDS encoding sulfite exporter TauE/SafE family protein: protein MITDPLFYLCAIPAVLFYGIAKGGFGGNIAILSVPLMALVISPQKAAAILLPILCVMDLVALRTFRGRWDAPNLRIIIPASLVGVVLGALTFRVLNDAHIQVMIGAIAVIFVLNIWLRRSVPPPQGVSRMRGGFWGMVSGFTSFGIHAGGPPINIYLLPQRMEKTILMGTIAVFFTVVNLAKVPAYVYLGQFTSDNLLTSLVLLPLAPIGVRMGFWMLQKTNEQLIYKLCYIFLFITGGKLLYEGILTLTAA from the coding sequence ATGATCACCGATCCGCTGTTCTATCTGTGCGCCATCCCTGCCGTGCTGTTCTATGGCATTGCCAAGGGCGGCTTCGGCGGCAACATCGCGATCCTCTCTGTGCCCCTGATGGCGCTGGTGATCTCCCCGCAGAAAGCGGCGGCGATCCTGTTGCCGATTCTCTGCGTGATGGATCTGGTGGCGCTGCGCACCTTTCGTGGCCGCTGGGACGCACCCAACCTGCGCATCATCATTCCCGCTTCACTGGTCGGCGTGGTGCTGGGTGCGCTGACCTTCCGCGTGCTCAACGATGCCCATATTCAGGTGATGATCGGCGCCATCGCGGTGATCTTTGTGCTGAATATCTGGCTCAGACGCAGCGTGCCGCCACCGCAAGGCGTGAGCCGGATGCGAGGTGGGTTCTGGGGGATGGTCTCGGGGTTCACCAGCTTCGGCATTCACGCCGGCGGCCCGCCGATCAACATCTACCTGTTGCCGCAGCGGATGGAAAAAACCATTCTCATGGGCACCATCGCGGTGTTCTTTACCGTGGTCAATCTGGCCAAGGTACCGGCGTATGTGTACCTGGGCCAGTTCACCTCGGATAACCTGCTGACCTCACTGGTGCTCTTGCCACTGGCGCCCATAGGCGTGCGGATGGGCTTCTGGATGTTGCAGAAGACCAACGAGCAGCTGATATACAAGCTCTGCTACATCTTCCTGTTCATCACCGGCGGCAAGCTGCTGTACGAGGGCATCCTGACGCTGACGGCTGCCTGA
- a CDS encoding glutathione S-transferase family protein, whose product MKVYGDLQSGNCYKVKLLLSQLDLPHEWIHVDLLNKETHGPEFLAKNPNGKIPLLELEGGLYLPESNAILHYLADGTPLLPTARLERAQVLQWLFFEQYSHEPYIAVARYIVRYLGRPERFEAKLQEKMAPGYAALRVMEQHLAQRTYFVGERYSIADIGLYAYTHVAHEGGFDLEQFPAVRAWLSRVRGQQRYVDMHGEAGDPGMSIEPTA is encoded by the coding sequence ATGAAGGTGTACGGGGACTTGCAGTCGGGCAATTGCTACAAGGTCAAACTGCTACTCAGCCAGCTTGATCTCCCGCATGAGTGGATTCACGTCGACCTCCTGAACAAGGAGACGCACGGGCCGGAGTTCCTCGCCAAAAATCCTAACGGGAAGATTCCCCTGCTTGAGCTTGAGGGAGGCCTATACCTTCCCGAGTCCAATGCAATCCTCCACTATCTCGCCGACGGCACACCGCTGCTGCCGACGGCGCGCCTCGAGCGCGCGCAGGTCCTTCAGTGGCTTTTCTTCGAGCAGTACAGCCACGAGCCGTACATCGCGGTAGCGCGCTACATCGTCCGCTACTTGGGTAGGCCGGAGCGCTTTGAGGCGAAGCTCCAGGAGAAGATGGCGCCGGGGTATGCCGCACTGCGCGTAATGGAGCAGCATCTTGCCCAGCGGACGTACTTCGTTGGTGAGCGCTACAGCATCGCGGACATAGGGCTCTATGCCTACACTCATGTCGCCCACGAAGGTGGGTTCGATCTTGAGCAGTTCCCGGCGGTTCGGGCCTGGCTCAGCCGCGTCCGGGGTCAGCAGCGCTACGTCGACATGCACGGCGAAGCCGGCGATCCCGGCATGAGTATCGAGCCGACAGCTTAA
- the fumC gene encoding class II fumarate hydratase produces the protein MSTRTESDSMGPIEVPADRYWGAQTQRSLHHFAIGEERIPLAVVHALALIKKAAARTNRQLGNLDDKVASLIEQAADEILAGSLDDHFPLSVWQTGSGTQSNMNVNEVIANRANELAGEPLGVKAPVHPNDHVNKSQSSNDTFPSAMHVAAVQETGERLVPAVRALRDALDAQARQHAQLIKIGRTHMMDATPVTFGQELSAFVAQLDMGLAAIEQALPLVCELAQGGTAVGTGLNAPQGFAEGLAEEVAALAGLPFTSAPNKFAALSGHEPLVQLHSAFKQLAVTLMKLGNDLRLLGSGPRAGFAEVRLPANEPGSSIMPGKVNPTQCEALTMIACQVIGNDTTLTIAASNGQLQLNVFKPVIIHNFLQSVRLLADGCNSFREHCIEGLEPDARRMREHLDNSLMLVTALNPVIGYDKAADIAKKAYTEGTTLKQAALELGYLNEAQFDEAVKPEKML, from the coding sequence ATGAGCACACGCACCGAATCCGACAGCATGGGCCCCATCGAGGTACCGGCCGACCGCTACTGGGGCGCCCAGACCCAACGCTCTCTGCACCACTTTGCCATCGGCGAGGAGCGGATACCGCTTGCCGTGGTGCATGCACTGGCACTGATCAAGAAAGCCGCCGCACGCACCAACCGCCAGCTCGGCAATCTCGATGACAAGGTGGCGTCTCTGATCGAGCAGGCTGCCGACGAGATCCTTGCCGGCAGCCTGGATGACCACTTCCCGCTATCCGTCTGGCAGACCGGCAGCGGAACGCAAAGCAACATGAACGTGAACGAGGTGATCGCCAACCGCGCCAACGAACTGGCCGGTGAACCACTGGGGGTGAAGGCACCGGTCCATCCGAATGACCATGTCAACAAGTCGCAGAGCTCCAACGACACCTTCCCCAGCGCTATGCACGTTGCAGCAGTGCAGGAAACCGGCGAGCGACTAGTGCCAGCTGTACGTGCATTGCGCGACGCACTGGATGCCCAGGCCCGGCAGCACGCGCAGCTGATAAAGATCGGCCGCACGCACATGATGGACGCCACCCCGGTGACCTTCGGTCAGGAACTGTCCGCCTTCGTTGCGCAGCTGGACATGGGGTTGGCCGCAATCGAGCAAGCTCTGCCGCTGGTGTGCGAGCTGGCCCAGGGCGGCACCGCCGTCGGCACCGGCCTCAACGCTCCGCAAGGCTTCGCTGAAGGGCTTGCCGAAGAAGTGGCGGCGCTCGCAGGCCTGCCCTTCACCAGCGCACCGAACAAGTTCGCCGCGCTCAGCGGGCACGAACCGCTGGTGCAGCTGCACTCTGCTTTCAAGCAGCTTGCTGTCACCCTGATGAAGCTGGGCAACGACCTGCGCCTGCTCGGCAGCGGCCCCCGCGCCGGCTTCGCTGAAGTGCGCCTGCCGGCCAACGAGCCGGGCAGTTCGATCATGCCCGGCAAGGTCAACCCGACGCAGTGCGAAGCCCTGACCATGATCGCCTGCCAGGTCATCGGTAACGACACCACCCTCACCATTGCCGCCAGCAACGGCCAGCTACAGCTAAATGTGTTCAAACCGGTGATCATTCACAACTTCCTGCAGAGCGTCCGCCTGCTCGCGGACGGCTGCAACAGCTTCCGTGAACATTGCATAGAGGGGCTTGAGCCGGACGCCCGGCGCATGCGCGAGCATCTGGACAACTCGCTGATGCTGGTCACCGCGCTCAACCCGGTCATTGGCTACGACAAGGCAGCGGACATCGCGAAGAAGGCCTATACCGAAGGCACCACACTCAAGCAGGCAGCCTTGGAGCTGGGCTACCTGAATGAGGCGCAGTTTGATGAGGCGGTGAAGCCGGAGAAGATGCTGTAG
- a CDS encoding YrhB domain-containing protein — protein sequence MITREQAEELVSRQVCGPHEWLTPDDEIVIVDSATIEKSWGWVFFYTSKKWSETGDIQYAMAGNAPVIVERDTAKLIETGTAYSAEHYIDRYELTGDPHG from the coding sequence ATGATCACTAGAGAGCAAGCTGAAGAGTTGGTATCCAGGCAGGTATGTGGCCCGCATGAATGGTTGACTCCTGACGATGAGATTGTGATAGTCGATAGCGCAACCATAGAAAAGTCTTGGGGTTGGGTATTCTTTTATACCTCTAAAAAATGGAGCGAGACAGGGGATATACAGTATGCCATGGCCGGAAACGCCCCCGTCATTGTCGAGCGCGATACAGCAAAACTAATAGAAACCGGTACGGCTTATAGCGCTGAGCATTACATCGACCGTTATGAGCTGACGGGTGATCCACATGGTTAA
- a CDS encoding HPP family protein yields the protein MARKWWARALRFMGWRPDNTSHQEKLISAVGATLSLLLVYWVTHLGLAGEGALWVTGSMGASAVLVFAMPHGVLSQPWSVIGGHVVSAAFGVACLLWLPPGPWVAALAVGGSIVLMMYARCLHPPGGATAMIAVLGGPAIESSGFGFVFYPILLDAAVIIAAGMLFNGLFAWRRYPLALSRFEVSRAPGIAPEDFQHALKQMNLYTDIEFDDLLKVMDLAGKHARAEGLNDRDLFEEAFYSNGLPGENWSVRQLTQIVHTRPGRAGRVRYRIVKGKGEGGNGIAKTTEFLRWARYQVEQTENGWHRIPPKAPAEQPATKV from the coding sequence ATGGCGCGTAAATGGTGGGCAAGGGCGTTGCGGTTCATGGGCTGGCGCCCCGATAACACCTCGCACCAGGAAAAGCTCATCTCCGCGGTTGGCGCCACGCTGTCGCTGCTGCTGGTTTACTGGGTGACGCACCTGGGGCTGGCAGGTGAAGGCGCCCTCTGGGTGACCGGGTCAATGGGTGCGAGCGCCGTGCTGGTGTTTGCCATGCCACACGGCGTGCTCTCCCAGCCCTGGTCCGTCATTGGCGGGCATGTGGTGTCTGCCGCCTTCGGTGTCGCGTGCCTGCTCTGGTTGCCGCCTGGGCCCTGGGTCGCTGCGCTGGCAGTTGGCGGCAGCATCGTGCTGATGATGTACGCCCGCTGCCTGCACCCACCCGGTGGCGCGACGGCGATGATTGCGGTCCTCGGTGGTCCCGCGATCGAGTCGTCCGGTTTTGGCTTCGTGTTCTACCCAATTCTGCTCGATGCAGCGGTGATCATCGCCGCAGGCATGCTGTTCAACGGTCTTTTCGCGTGGCGGCGGTATCCGCTGGCGCTATCGCGCTTCGAGGTCAGCCGGGCGCCGGGTATCGCGCCGGAGGACTTCCAGCACGCCCTCAAGCAGATGAACCTCTACACCGATATCGAATTCGACGATCTGCTCAAGGTGATGGACCTAGCCGGCAAGCATGCCCGCGCTGAGGGCCTGAATGATCGCGACCTGTTCGAGGAGGCCTTCTACAGCAACGGCCTGCCGGGTGAGAACTGGTCGGTGCGGCAACTCACGCAGATTGTCCATACCCGGCCGGGGCGCGCGGGCCGGGTGCGCTATAGAATAGTCAAGGGCAAGGGCGAGGGCGGCAACGGCATCGCCAAGACCACGGAATTCCTGCGCTGGGCTCGTTATCAGGTCGAGCAGACCGAAAACGGCTGGCATCGCATCCCGCCGAAGGCACCTGCAGAGCAGCCTGCAACCAAGGTCTAA
- a CDS encoding DUF2059 domain-containing protein: MPALLLLMICLTAFPVAADDASHRASAERFLKLANAERMTQPVYDEVARALHGHFAQSGGSMRQEKVLRSYQQRARAEVDKHLAWPVIKDELVDVYLPLFSEAEFNELSDFYESGVGRKLLENLPQLTEGSMEVVRSRTRDLISPQVDAMLVEMAREIEPGQRGLR; encoded by the coding sequence GTGCCCGCTCTTTTGTTGCTGATGATCTGTCTGACGGCGTTCCCCGTCGCTGCGGATGACGCGAGCCACCGCGCCAGTGCCGAGCGCTTCCTCAAGCTCGCCAATGCCGAGCGCATGACCCAGCCGGTGTATGACGAGGTCGCCCGCGCGCTGCATGGGCATTTCGCCCAGTCAGGCGGGAGCATGCGTCAGGAGAAGGTGCTGCGCAGCTATCAGCAACGTGCCCGTGCGGAGGTCGACAAGCACCTGGCCTGGCCGGTGATCAAGGACGAGTTGGTGGATGTCTACCTGCCGCTGTTCAGCGAGGCGGAGTTCAACGAACTGTCGGACTTCTATGAGTCGGGGGTGGGTCGCAAGCTGCTGGAGAACCTGCCGCAGCTGACCGAGGGTTCGATGGAGGTCGTTCGCAGCCGGACCCGTGATCTGATCTCGCCGCAGGTCGATGCCATGCTCGTTGAGATGGCCAGGGAGATCGAACCTGGGCAGCGCGGCCTGCGCTGA
- a CDS encoding MerR family DNA-binding protein, which yields MFERLRSLCLAGGGWLSRLALIALGRSAGFSLDEIARMLGADGRPEIDRQLLADKAEGLEAPFES from the coding sequence TTGTTTGAGCGTCTGCGATCGCTGTGCTTGGCCGGGGGAGGGTGGCTTTCAAGGTTGGCGCTGATCGCGCTAGGGCGTTCAGCCGGGTTCTCTTTGGACGAAATCGCGCGCATGTTGGGTGCTGACGGCCGCCCCGAAATAGACCGGCAGCTGTTGGCAGACAAAGCAGAGGGGCTGGAAGCTCCATTCGAAAGTTGA
- a CDS encoding Txe/YoeB family addiction module toxin, which yields MTWKLVYTKQAQKDAKKLASSGLKPKAQELLALIAENPYRKPPPFEKLIGDLAGAYSRRINIQHRLVYQVLEDEKVVKVLRLWSHYE from the coding sequence GTGACATGGAAGTTGGTTTACACCAAACAAGCCCAGAAGGACGCAAAGAAGCTGGCTTCCAGCGGCCTCAAGCCAAAAGCCCAAGAGTTGTTGGCACTAATTGCAGAAAATCCGTACCGCAAGCCGCCCCCGTTTGAGAAGCTCATTGGTGATCTTGCGGGTGCCTATTCCCGCCGCATCAATATCCAGCACCGCCTGGTATACCAAGTGCTCGAAGACGAAAAAGTGGTAAAAGTCCTCCGCCTCTGGAGCCACTACGAATAA
- a CDS encoding catalase — translation MFDDKPKPTTNDAGIPVSSDEHSLTIGPDGPIVLHDHYLIEQMAQFNRERIPERQPHAKGGGAFGHFEVTHDVSAYTKAAVFQPGTRTDVLMRFSTVAGERGSPDTWRDPRGFSIKFYTSQGNYDMVGNNTPVFFVRDPLKFQHFIRSQKRRADTNLRDHDMQWDFWTLSPESAHQVTWLMGDRGIPKTWRHMNGYSSHTYMWVNAQGEKFWVKYHFKTDQGVECLTQEEADKLAGEDADYHTRDLYEALKRGEHPSWTLHMQIMPFADADNYRFNPFDLTKVWPHGDYPLIPVGKLTLDRNPTDYHTEIEQAAFEPSNLVPGIGLSPDKMLLGRVFAYADAHRARLGVNYKQIPVNRPQSPVHSYSKDGAMRMDNVTDPVYAPNSKGGPAADPTLNPPVDVWSASSNMVRQAYTLHPEDDDFGQAGTMVREVFDDAARGRLVSNVVGHLMDGVQEPVLSRAIEYWRKIDQNIGDRIAQGLRAG, via the coding sequence ATGTTTGACGACAAGCCAAAGCCCACGACAAACGACGCGGGCATTCCTGTTTCGAGCGACGAGCACTCGCTGACAATTGGCCCGGACGGGCCGATTGTCCTGCATGACCATTATCTGATTGAGCAGATGGCGCAGTTCAACCGCGAGCGCATTCCGGAGCGCCAGCCCCATGCCAAGGGCGGTGGCGCGTTCGGTCATTTCGAAGTGACCCACGATGTGAGTGCGTATACCAAAGCCGCCGTATTCCAGCCGGGCACCAGAACCGATGTGCTGATGCGCTTCTCCACGGTGGCAGGCGAGCGGGGCAGCCCGGATACCTGGCGCGACCCCCGCGGGTTCTCGATCAAGTTCTATACCAGCCAGGGCAACTACGACATGGTCGGCAACAACACGCCGGTGTTCTTCGTGCGCGACCCGCTGAAATTCCAGCACTTCATTCGCTCGCAAAAGCGTCGTGCCGATACCAACCTGCGCGACCATGACATGCAATGGGACTTCTGGACGCTCTCCCCCGAGTCGGCCCACCAGGTGACCTGGCTGATGGGCGACCGTGGTATTCCGAAAACCTGGCGTCACATGAACGGCTACAGCAGCCATACCTACATGTGGGTGAACGCCCAGGGTGAAAAATTCTGGGTGAAATACCATTTCAAGACCGACCAGGGCGTCGAATGCCTGACCCAGGAAGAAGCCGACAAGCTGGCCGGCGAAGACGCTGATTACCACACCCGCGACCTGTATGAAGCACTCAAGCGTGGCGAACACCCGAGCTGGACGCTGCACATGCAGATCATGCCGTTCGCCGACGCGGATAACTATCGCTTCAACCCGTTCGACCTCACCAAGGTCTGGCCGCATGGTGACTATCCGTTGATACCGGTCGGCAAGCTCACGCTCGACCGCAACCCGACCGACTACCACACCGAGATCGAACAGGCCGCCTTCGAGCCGAGCAACCTGGTACCCGGCATCGGACTCAGCCCGGACAAGATGCTGCTGGGCCGGGTATTCGCCTACGCCGATGCCCATCGCGCGCGGCTGGGGGTGAACTACAAGCAGATCCCGGTCAACCGCCCGCAGAGCCCGGTGCACAGCTACAGCAAGGACGGCGCCATGCGCATGGATAACGTCACAGACCCGGTATACGCTCCCAATTCCAAGGGCGGCCCGGCTGCGGACCCAACCCTCAACCCGCCGGTAGACGTGTGGAGTGCGAGCAGCAACATGGTGCGCCAGGCGTACACGCTGCACCCTGAAGACGATGACTTCGGTCAGGCCGGCACCATGGTGCGCGAAGTCTTCGACGATGCCGCGCGGGGCCGTCTGGTCAGCAACGTCGTGGGCCATCTCATGGATGGCGTGCAGGAGCCGGTGTTGTCACGTGCGATCGAGTACTGGCGCAAGATTGACCAGAACATTGGCGATCGCATTGCGCAGGGCCTAAGAGCCGGTTAG